In a genomic window of Mucilaginibacter sp. KACC 22063:
- a CDS encoding TonB-dependent receptor codes for MRPKLLSLLTAISVLMLSNITYSQNVKIKGITKDSLSAVPYATVQINQLKTSGDAKGRFEVFLPVGQPLQIKASATGYETLSITLTPLMKDTVITLILKKSELALGEVVISATRKPESPKNIVSSVSIVSKKKLETEIAVNPDLTSILANQVPGFAPSAQSGSNVGQNLRGRPMLVMIDGVSQSSPLRNAEVDLRSIDPSVLQQIEVVKGATAIYGNGAAGGLVNYVTLVPDTAKAFAGKTDIFLNGSLVKLRNSVGGRISQMFYGKVNKFDYVVSGVAEQTGEYKDAKGDVVGPNYSLGETDTYNAFAKIGFEPTKNQRLQLVYNYYSSLQNSNFTLVNGNLATGQKATGVLGKPLGIPTGAKYNHNVHFSYKVDNLFLKTSLTADAYYEKREDVFYVSLGRFDGGDGQSLAHNDKKGIRLFLQTPLVKNNTINANLSYGIDVLKDKTSQPLVDGRVWVPTMDMTNLAPFAQADLTLVRDLVLKTGFRFERVNIDVDDYRTLRITNATGATVTPSFDVAGGALKYNTGLFNAGLKYNRYELFSPFVSFSQGFSVMDIGLALRDAKVNSIDKINTDAVKVNNYEAGFESRYKGLNFSASAYRSTSKLGIEVVYDPATALFNTNRSPEMIYGFELAASYLLNREFTVAGSYSYTEGKRDVNGNGKYNDPEDAYLNGRRISAPKITGSVTYSPLQVMDFTLNYTGIGNRDRFIKNSTGVYNGNEGAVKAYNLFNLIAALRVNKSTQVSLGVENLFNEDYFPARAQWFMQPGFYSKGRGRAVNFGISVRY; via the coding sequence ATGAGGCCAAAACTACTTTCACTGCTTACAGCAATCAGCGTTCTGATGCTATCCAATATTACTTATAGTCAAAACGTTAAAATAAAAGGGATTACAAAAGACTCTTTATCGGCAGTTCCATACGCGACAGTTCAAATTAATCAGCTAAAAACTTCTGGAGATGCAAAAGGGAGGTTCGAAGTTTTTTTACCCGTCGGCCAGCCGCTACAGATCAAAGCATCTGCTACAGGTTATGAAACTTTATCAATAACGCTAACACCGCTAATGAAAGATACGGTTATCACACTCATACTTAAAAAATCTGAGCTGGCTTTGGGTGAGGTGGTCATTTCTGCAACCAGAAAACCTGAAAGTCCTAAGAACATTGTTTCATCAGTGAGTATAGTTTCTAAAAAGAAACTGGAAACCGAGATAGCCGTAAATCCGGACCTGACCAGCATTTTAGCTAACCAGGTACCAGGATTTGCCCCAAGTGCCCAGTCAGGTAGCAACGTTGGACAAAACCTTCGCGGAAGGCCTATGCTGGTGATGATAGACGGCGTAAGCCAGTCATCACCGCTTAGAAATGCGGAGGTTGATCTCCGCTCCATCGACCCCTCGGTTCTTCAACAAATTGAGGTTGTTAAGGGTGCTACAGCCATTTACGGGAATGGTGCAGCGGGTGGATTAGTAAATTATGTGACACTTGTGCCGGATACGGCTAAAGCATTCGCGGGTAAAACCGATATTTTTCTGAATGGATCTTTGGTCAAACTGCGGAATTCGGTAGGTGGCCGTATCAGCCAGATGTTTTACGGAAAGGTCAATAAGTTTGATTACGTAGTTAGCGGTGTGGCTGAACAAACCGGCGAATACAAAGATGCAAAAGGAGATGTGGTTGGCCCTAACTACAGCCTTGGTGAAACAGACACCTACAACGCTTTTGCAAAAATAGGTTTTGAACCGACCAAAAATCAGCGGCTGCAGTTGGTTTACAATTATTATAGCAGTTTGCAAAACAGCAACTTTACCCTGGTAAACGGAAACCTTGCAACCGGCCAAAAGGCTACAGGCGTACTGGGAAAACCGCTTGGTATCCCAACCGGAGCGAAATACAACCACAACGTGCATTTCTCTTACAAAGTGGACAACCTGTTCCTGAAAACCAGTTTAACCGCCGACGCTTACTACGAAAAGCGTGAAGACGTGTTCTATGTTTCACTCGGACGATTCGATGGTGGAGATGGCCAGTCTTTGGCGCACAACGATAAAAAGGGTATCCGGTTATTCTTGCAAACACCACTGGTGAAAAACAATACGATCAATGCTAACCTGTCTTACGGAATTGATGTTTTAAAGGACAAGACATCGCAGCCTTTGGTTGATGGGCGTGTATGGGTTCCTACAATGGACATGACCAACCTGGCACCATTTGCCCAGGCCGATCTAACACTTGTACGTGATCTGGTATTGAAGACCGGTTTCCGTTTCGAGCGTGTCAACATAGACGTAGACGATTACCGTACGCTAAGGATTACGAATGCGACAGGTGCAACGGTTACGCCATCCTTTGATGTAGCCGGTGGGGCGCTAAAATATAATACAGGCTTGTTTAACGCAGGCTTGAAATACAACCGTTATGAATTATTTAGCCCTTTTGTAAGCTTCTCACAGGGATTTTCAGTAATGGATATTGGCCTGGCCTTGCGTGATGCTAAGGTAAACAGCATTGACAAGATCAACACTGACGCAGTAAAAGTAAACAATTATGAGGCTGGTTTTGAAAGTCGCTATAAAGGACTTAATTTTTCAGCTTCCGCCTACAGAAGTACTTCAAAATTGGGTATTGAAGTAGTCTATGACCCGGCTACCGCCTTGTTTAATACAAACCGCAGTCCGGAGATGATATATGGCTTTGAGTTGGCCGCATCCTACCTGTTAAACCGGGAGTTCACTGTTGCAGGAAGTTACAGTTACACAGAAGGTAAACGCGACGTAAACGGTAATGGGAAATACAATGACCCTGAAGATGCGTATCTCAACGGTAGAAGGATTTCTGCTCCTAAAATTACCGGGAGTGTCACTTATTCACCGCTACAAGTGATGGATTTTACACTGAACTATACCGGTATCGGAAACCGAGACAGGTTTATAAAGAACAGTACCGGGGTCTATAATGGAAATGAAGGTGCGGTAAAAGCATATAATTTATTCAACCTGATTGCCGCATTACGCGTTAATAAAAGCACACAGGTTAGCCTGGGTGTAGAAAACCTATTCAACGAAGACTATTTCCCTGCGCGTGCACAATGGTTCATGCAGCCGGGTTTTTATTCAAAAGGGAGAGGAAGAGCAGTCAATTTTGGCATTTCGGTTAGATATTAA
- a CDS encoding serine hydrolase domain-containing protein codes for MMKKNDMVGISAAIIVNKKLAWENAYGFADRENKRPFTTSTVMNIASVSKTITGACLMKAVEQGKLNLDEDINRYLPFKLVNPYHPNDMVTLRQLATHTSGLADRYPFYTDSLYFPGKDSPEPLGDFLKNYFVPGGRYYAKENFLDHKPGTYRDYSNIGAALAGYIVELKTGEKLNEYSRKYIFKPLSMQHSSWFLSETDLANHAKLYDKKGSIIENIPLYGCTTYPDGGVRTSVDDLAKFFICLLNDGTYGNRKILNKQSAQEMLKFQFDQTNKPENVDPGKLNSGIFWATKMGGKRIGHNGSDPGVRTFMLSDLNKEVAVIFFSNTSLSETEEDKFFDLYNLLYQYGLILKGMAK; via the coding sequence ATGATGAAAAAAAACGATATGGTGGGTATAAGTGCTGCCATCATCGTTAACAAAAAGCTGGCGTGGGAAAATGCCTACGGTTTTGCAGACAGGGAAAATAAGCGACCATTCACTACATCGACGGTTATGAATATCGCATCGGTCAGTAAAACAATTACGGGCGCATGCCTGATGAAAGCCGTAGAACAGGGTAAGTTAAATCTTGACGAGGATATTAACCGGTACCTGCCTTTTAAATTGGTTAATCCGTATCACCCCAATGATATGGTCACCCTTAGACAATTAGCCACACACACGTCTGGCTTGGCAGACCGTTATCCTTTTTACACAGACAGCCTTTATTTTCCCGGTAAAGATTCGCCGGAACCCTTGGGTGATTTTCTAAAAAATTATTTCGTACCCGGTGGCAGATATTATGCTAAAGAAAATTTTCTTGACCATAAACCAGGTACTTACCGGGATTACTCCAATATCGGAGCAGCCCTTGCCGGTTATATTGTAGAGCTCAAAACAGGTGAGAAATTAAACGAATACAGCAGGAAATATATTTTTAAACCTTTGAGCATGCAGCACAGCAGTTGGTTTCTGTCTGAAACTGATTTGGCCAACCATGCAAAACTCTATGATAAGAAGGGCAGCATAATTGAAAATATCCCTTTATATGGCTGCACGACTTATCCTGATGGAGGCGTACGTACGTCGGTGGACGATCTGGCGAAGTTTTTTATCTGTTTGCTGAATGACGGAACTTATGGCAACCGGAAGATTTTGAATAAACAGTCGGCGCAGGAAATGCTAAAGTTCCAGTTTGATCAAACTAACAAGCCTGAAAATGTCGATCCCGGGAAACTTAACTCCGGAATATTTTGGGCAACCAAAATGGGCGGTAAACGAATAGGTCACAACGGATCAGATCCCGGAGTGCGAACTTTTATGTTGTCAGATCTGAATAAAGAAGTTGCGGTGATCTTCTTCTCCAATACTTCGCTCAGCGAAACGGAGGAAGATAAATTTTTTGACCTCTACAATTTGCTTTATCAATACGGACTTATTTTAAAAGGTATGGCCAAATAA